In Apium graveolens cultivar Ventura chromosome 10, ASM990537v1, whole genome shotgun sequence, the following are encoded in one genomic region:
- the LOC141692775 gene encoding uncharacterized protein LOC141692775 — protein MDSARGWLHKFQPRERTKSSTKNKKSEVSADEENKESTPLTEEEASEITKKRVAAAKQYIENHYKEQMKNLQERKERRSLLEQKLADADVSEEDQNNLLKFLEKKETEYMRLQRHKMGADDFEFLTMIGKGAFGEVRICREKETGNVYAMKKLKKSEMLRRGQVEHVKAERNVLAEVDSNCIVKLYCSFQDDDYLYLIMEYLPGGDMMTLLMRKDTLTEEEAKFYVGETVLAIESIHKHNYIHRDIKPDNLLLDKCGHLRLSDFGLCKSLDCSIIEEKDLSPGESNDNSKNEKSPPPKRTQKEQLQHWQKNRRTLAYSTVGTPDYIAPEVLLKKGYSLECDWWSLGAIMFEMLVGYPPFYSDDPMTTCRKIVNWKTHLKFPEEAQLTSDAKDLISKLLCNVNQRLGSKGADEIKVHPWFKGVEWDNLYEMEAAFIPEVKDEMDTQNFEKFDESEHEAQASARSGPWRKMLSSKDVNFVGYTYKNFEIVNDYQVPGMAELKKKNNKPKRPTIKSLFDEESETSDTSEEPKPQGGSFLNLLPPELEVSQKQSSNESE, from the exons ATGGATTCAGCTAGGGGTTGGCTTCACAAGTTTCAGCCAAGGGAACGGACGAAGTCTTCTACTAAGAATAAAAAATCCGAAGTATCTGCGGATGAAGAGAACAAAGAATCAACACCATTAACAGAAGAAGAAGCCTCGGAGATCACGAAAAAGAGGGTTGCAGCTGCAAAGCAATATATTGAGAATCATTATAAGGAGCAGATGAAGAATTTGCAGGAGAGGAAGGAGCG AAGAAGTTTACTGGAGCAGAAGTTAGCTGATGCTGATGTTTCTGAAGAAGACCAAAATAATCTATTAAAGTTTTTAGAGAAGAAGGAAACTGAATACATGCGGCTTCAGAGACACAAAATGGGAGCTGATGATTTTGAGTTTCTGACAATGATTGGAAAGGGAGCTTTCGGAGAG GTTCGAATCTGTAGAGAAAAGGAAACAGGTAATGTATATGCAATGAAAAAGCTTAAGAAATCAGAAATGCTTCGTAGAGGCCAG GTCGAGCATGTTAAAGCTGAAAGGAATGTGCTTGCAGAGGTGGACAGCAATTGTATTGTGAAACTCTATTGTTCCTTCCAAGATGATGATTATTTATATCTTATCATGGAATATTTACCTGGTGGAGATATGATGACACTATTAATGAGAAAGGATACGTTGACTGAAGAAGAGGCCAAGTTTTACGTTGGTGAAACAGTTTTGGCAATCGAATCTATCCACAAACACAACTATATCCATAG AGACATTAAGCCCGACAACTTGTTACTTGATAAATGTGGCCATCTGAGATTATCAGATTTCGGACTTTGTAAATCTTTAGATTGCAGTATTATAGAAGAGAAGGACTTATCCCCAGGAGAGAGCAATGACAATTCGAAAAATGAAAAGTCTCCACCTCCAAAACGAACACAAAAGGAGCAGCTACAGCATTGGCAGAAAAATAGGCGGACTCTT GCATATTCAACTGTTGGTACACCAGATTATATTGCTCCAGAAGTTCTTTTAAAGAAAGGTTACTCGTTGGAATGTGACTG GTGGTCACTCGGTGCTATAATGTTTGAAATGCTCGTGGGTTATCCACCTTTCTATTCTGATGATCCTATGACAACATGTAGGAAG ATAGTGAACTGGAAAACACACCTAAAGTTTCCTGAAGAAGCACAATTGACTTCAGATGCAAAAGACCTAATCAGCAAACTCCTTTGTAATGTAAATCAGAGACTGGGTTCAAAAGGCGCAGATGAAATAAAG GTTCATCCTTGGTTTAAAGGTGTTGAGTGGGACAATTTATACGAAATGGAAGCTGCTTTCATTCCTGAGGTTAAAGATGAAATGGACACCCAAAACTTTGAAAAGTTTGATGAG TCTGAACATGAAGCTCAGGCTTCGGCAAGATCTGGTCCCTGGAGAAAG ATGCTTTCGTCCAAGGATGTCAACTTTGTTGGTTACACTTATAAGAACTTTGAGATTGTCAATGACTATCAAGTTCCTGGAATGG CTGAACTGAAGAAGAAAAACAACAAACCGAAAAGACCAACTATCAAATCACTCTTTG ATGAGGAGTCTGAAACATCAGATACATCTGAAGAACCGAAGCCTCAAGGAGGAAGCTTTTTAAATCTATTGCCTCCGGAATTAGAAGTTTCTCAAAAGCAGAGTAGCAACGAGTCTGAGTAA